The segment GACGGACATCGCGAGGGCGATCATCCCTGAGGCTGTCATTCGTTTCACAGCAATTCTCCTAGCTATTCTGGTCGCTTCCGGGGGAGGAAGGCGGGTAATTCGTGAGGGTGGAAAAAGGAAATTACTTGCCAGCGGCGGCAGCTTCTTTCGCCGCACGCAACTGTTCCAATCGACTCAGCGGTTTGGGAGGAGCTTCCTTTTTCGGCTCTTCTTTTTTCGGTTCTTCTTTCTTGGGCTCCGGAGCGACAGCCTTCGGTTGCGGCTTGTCGACGCGGATTTCGCCGGCGCCCAAGGTGTGCGTGATCGGCTCCTCGTTTTGCATCACGATCGCGCGGGCCATGATCGACTTGTGACGACCATCTTTCGTTTCGGGGGTCGCTTTGACGGTGAAGACCGCTTGGGGCGAATCCTTGGTGATTTCGACCGGTTCGGCGGTGGCGCCGTTAGGCAGACCGAGCAGTTCGACCTTGGCCGGGCCTTCAAAGTCGGTCTTCTTGGTGACTTCAATGACGTACTGGAGTTCGCTACCTTGCTCCATCGCCGTCTTCGCAAAGCTGAAATCGAAGAAGCGATCGGCGATCGACAGGTTCGCGAACGGCGTCGCCGCTTCGACGGCGCCCGACTTGTAAGCGGCACGTCCGATGACGCAGATCTTCCAATCGCCGATTTCGGCGCCGCCGTTGGCGGTTAGCGGAATCTCGGCTTCGTCCTTCCCTTTCTCGATCTTGATCGAGCCGGAAGAGCCGATGCCCGGCGGGTTGTAAAGCATGCGGAGCGAGATCTCGCCGTCAAAGCCTTCGTCGCGAGTCGCTTTGACCTTCAGGGCCATCGAGCCGTCGCGGACGATCGGCACTTTGGGCTGAATGATTTCAAGCTTATACGGGATCTTTTCGGTCACCGCGAGCGTCATGCGATCGGCGTTGTGACCCCAGACGTCCGAATTGTTGCGACCCCGAATCAGCATGGTGCGCTGGTCGATGCCGCCGGTGACTTTCACATTCTCATCAACCGGGCGACCAGTGACGTTTACCAGCGCGCTGGCCAAAGGAGCGTCAGCCGCCGCTTTGAAGAGAACCGGCACGGTCGTCTGGTTCCCCTTCATGTCGAGGATTTCGTATTCGACGCCGGGGGGAAGATCGCTCAGTTCGGCTTTCAAATCCCCTCCCCAGTTTTCGCGTTTGGCGCTGACCAACAACGCGAAATTGTTTCCTTGCGGAACTTCCGCGAAGTGGGAGATGTACTGACGAACTTCCGGAACACCCATCGTCAGCGCCGGAGCGACGCGGGTGATTTCGATGCGGTAGATGAAATCAGGACCGCCCTTTTGCAGGTGATCGGCGACGCGAACGAAGTATTCGCCATCTTCCGGAACGGCCAGGCGATAGTAGCTGTCGAGACCGCCCGAGTCGTCGTTTCCGCCGACGCCGCCGCCGTTGGAGCGATAGACGTTGACGACTGGATCAAGCGGCGAACGAAGCGGTTCGCGAGCA is part of the Blastopirellula sediminis genome and harbors:
- a CDS encoding pre-peptidase C-terminal domain-containing protein yields the protein MNRHRLLAIAICFLSASVLSAAEPQFSSISPVGMQRGTEIEVTLSGDRLQDFAGMIFYTPGLSLKEIKPLEDKDKPKKAVAVLVADSNCRLGMHAIRLRTDSGISNMQTFYVGALPEIEEKEPNSDFTAPQPIEMNVVVNGIVQSEDEDFFVVEAKKGQRIVAELEGLRIGRTNYDPYLAILNEQRFELVRSDDSPLLYQDSVCSLIAPEDGRYILQIRESSYGGNGAANYRLHVGEFPRPLGVYPGGGRPGEEVEVTMVGDAGGETKTRVKLPDTPGIFQFFAQDDKGIAPSPNRMRVIDIPNALEAEPNEDQKTASQMEAPGAANGVIGDKGDVDYFKFTAKKGEQYDVRVYAREPLRSPLDPVVNVYRSNGGGVGGNDDSGGLDSYYRLAVPEDGEYFVRVADHLQKGGPDFIYRIEITRVAPALTMGVPEVRQYISHFAEVPQGNNFALLVSAKRENWGGDLKAELSDLPPGVEYEILDMKGNQTTVPVLFKAAADAPLASALVNVTGRPVDENVKVTGGIDQRTMLIRGRNNSDVWGHNADRMTLAVTEKIPYKLEIIQPKVPIVRDGSMALKVKATRDEGFDGEISLRMLYNPPGIGSSGSIKIEKGKDEAEIPLTANGGAEIGDWKICVIGRAAYKSGAVEAATPFANLSIADRFFDFSFAKTAMEQGSELQYVIEVTKKTDFEGPAKVELLGLPNGATAEPVEITKDSPQAVFTVKATPETKDGRHKSIMARAIVMQNEEPITHTLGAGEIRVDKPQPKAVAPEPKKEEPKKEEPKKEAPPKPLSRLEQLRAAKEAAAAGK